A single region of the Mycobacterium avium subsp. avium genome encodes:
- a CDS encoding TetR family transcriptional regulator, producing MAVADRLSAREAKRLQTRERLMGAAIAEFARAGMAEADVGAIVAAAGVAHGTFFFHFPTKEHVLLELERREEERIAKQFAQFLKSEHDLASALNEAVRLVVGLERRLGDMLFNDFLALHFSQTRPQTEDGRDHPLIVLVAKEIEGAQQRGETDPHVNPMNSAVFFLLGLYALLITTNHWPTGHALLEDYVARTLRSLKP from the coding sequence ATGGCTGTGGCGGACCGGCTGTCGGCGCGTGAAGCCAAGCGCCTGCAGACGCGCGAGCGTTTGATGGGCGCCGCGATCGCCGAGTTCGCCCGCGCCGGAATGGCCGAGGCCGACGTGGGCGCGATCGTCGCCGCCGCGGGAGTTGCCCACGGCACCTTCTTCTTTCACTTCCCGACCAAGGAGCATGTACTGCTGGAGTTGGAGCGCCGGGAAGAGGAGCGGATAGCCAAGCAGTTCGCGCAATTCCTCAAGTCCGAGCACGATCTGGCGTCGGCGTTGAACGAGGCGGTCCGCTTGGTGGTCGGGCTGGAGCGCCGATTGGGCGACATGCTCTTCAATGACTTTCTCGCGCTGCACTTCTCCCAGACCCGCCCGCAGACCGAGGACGGCCGCGACCACCCGTTGATCGTCTTGGTGGCCAAGGAGATCGAAGGTGCCCAGCAACGCGGCGAGACGGACCCGCACGTCAATCCCATGAACAGCGCGGTGTTCTTCCTGTTGGGTCTGTACGCCTTGTTGATCACCACCAACCACTGGCCCACCGGACACGCCCTGCTGGAGGACTACGTCGCGAGGACTCTGCGCAGTCTGAAACCCTGA
- a CDS encoding nitric oxide reductase activation protein NorD — protein MTERSEYSDGRAMALERSCAVTAVALSEQRREGVWLVTGERRGFGLDAALTFVHVPYPAPSDWTRRTLTCGVALQCSPSKERVTEFRLNELSARELRALTLVEGAVALGWIASRWPGLLPEVQRLLPDVHPQAAGMDGAQMLDRAIGLAATGLELTVPPLLGALPLAYTAPQGLTDRLRRSFGRMPWTTTQKRRPRPYSVPVGGDGGVRNPNLPPPSRPQDNDLDVTPQHRPGIPYPEWNMWTQRFMHDHVAVVEHADGRRLRRPVPVAVDVRKWFEEHTHRAMTGRLEDGSDLDVDQYVSHYIDLTTGEAKEPRVFRDLLPSGRDVTTALLLDGSSSLGVHGGRVFQLELACADVLSRAMTLARERHGVFVFTGNTRHRVEVRCLKDFEDRRFVPPSTFGLSTRGYTRLGAPLRHLTSRLLAQPAERRLLIVIGDGLISDEGYEGRYAWADAAHAVEEANDAGVSMYYVGVGPTRVDPLPEVFGPRRSQRIRRIEELPRVLAHVHRELVAA, from the coding sequence ATGACCGAGCGTTCCGAGTACTCCGACGGCCGCGCGATGGCGCTGGAACGCAGCTGCGCCGTGACGGCGGTCGCGCTGAGCGAGCAGCGCCGCGAAGGCGTGTGGCTCGTCACCGGCGAGCGGCGGGGCTTCGGATTGGATGCGGCACTCACATTCGTCCACGTCCCCTACCCCGCACCCTCCGACTGGACACGCAGAACCCTGACCTGCGGTGTGGCCCTGCAATGCTCGCCATCCAAGGAACGCGTCACCGAATTCCGGCTGAACGAGCTGTCCGCGCGGGAACTGCGCGCGCTCACGCTCGTCGAAGGCGCCGTGGCGCTCGGCTGGATCGCGTCGCGGTGGCCCGGCCTGCTTCCCGAGGTCCAACGGCTGCTCCCTGACGTCCACCCCCAGGCCGCGGGCATGGACGGCGCCCAGATGCTCGACAGGGCAATCGGATTGGCGGCGACCGGCCTGGAATTAACGGTGCCTCCGCTGCTGGGCGCTTTGCCGCTGGCCTACACGGCGCCGCAGGGATTGACCGACAGACTACGACGCAGCTTCGGGAGGATGCCGTGGACCACCACACAGAAGCGTCGTCCGCGGCCGTACTCGGTGCCCGTCGGCGGCGACGGGGGTGTGCGCAACCCGAATCTGCCGCCGCCGAGCCGGCCCCAGGACAACGATCTCGACGTCACACCCCAGCACCGGCCGGGCATCCCCTATCCCGAGTGGAACATGTGGACACAGCGATTCATGCACGACCACGTCGCTGTCGTCGAGCACGCCGACGGCCGGCGCCTCCGCCGTCCGGTGCCGGTGGCCGTCGATGTCCGCAAGTGGTTCGAAGAACACACCCACCGTGCAATGACCGGCCGCCTCGAAGACGGCTCGGACCTCGACGTCGACCAGTACGTCAGCCACTACATCGACCTGACGACGGGCGAGGCCAAGGAGCCGAGGGTGTTTCGCGACCTGTTGCCCAGCGGCCGCGATGTCACCACCGCACTACTGCTCGATGGCAGCTCGTCACTGGGGGTGCACGGGGGACGCGTGTTTCAGCTCGAATTGGCCTGTGCCGACGTGCTTTCGCGTGCCATGACGCTGGCGCGGGAACGCCATGGCGTTTTCGTGTTCACCGGCAACACCCGACACCGGGTCGAAGTCCGGTGCCTGAAGGACTTCGAAGACCGCCGGTTCGTGCCGCCGAGCACATTCGGCCTGTCCACCCGCGGCTACACCAGACTCGGTGCGCCACTTCGCCATTTGACCAGCCGGCTGCTCGCCCAACCCGCCGAGCGGCGCCTGCTGATCGTCATCGGTGACGGGCTGATCTCCGATGAAGGCTACGAGGGCCGTTACGCCTGGGCCGATGCCGCGCACGCCGTCGAGGAGGCCAACGACGCCGGCGTGTCGATGTATTACGTGGGCGTCGGGCCGACCCGGGTGGACCCCCTTCCGGAGGTATTCGGGCCGCGCCGGTCGCAACGGATCCGGCGTATCGAGGAATTGCCCCGCGTATTGGCCCATGTCCATCGCGAACTGGTCGCCGCGTGA
- a CDS encoding CbbQ/NirQ/NorQ/GpvN family protein — MTTDTYFANGNEVQLFEPAFARRLPVMLTGPTGCGKTRFVEHMGSLLQRPVVTISCHDDLTSSDLVGRFMVTGGDVVWTDGPLTRAVKAGAICYLDEVVEARHDSLAILHSLTDHRRSLYLDRAGEVVKAPEGFMLVCSYNPAYRSSLKELKPSFRQRFVTLAMHYLPPDREADVIVAESGIPLATAQRLVRCAVAIRTADEAFHFEPPSTRVLVTAAQLIATGATELDAADACILAPLSSDGAVTDGLREVAAASLATSNNSP; from the coding sequence ATGACCACCGACACATATTTCGCCAACGGCAACGAAGTTCAGCTGTTCGAACCGGCCTTTGCGCGGCGCCTGCCGGTGATGCTGACCGGCCCGACCGGGTGCGGCAAAACCCGGTTCGTCGAGCACATGGGCTCGCTGCTACAGCGCCCGGTAGTCACGATCAGTTGCCACGACGACCTCACCAGCTCCGACCTCGTCGGGCGCTTCATGGTGACCGGCGGCGACGTGGTCTGGACCGATGGCCCGCTCACCCGGGCCGTCAAAGCCGGGGCGATCTGCTACCTCGACGAGGTCGTCGAGGCCCGCCACGACTCCTTGGCGATCCTGCATTCGCTCACCGATCACCGACGGTCGTTGTACCTGGACCGCGCCGGCGAGGTGGTGAAGGCCCCCGAAGGGTTCATGCTGGTATGTTCGTACAACCCGGCCTACCGCAGCTCACTCAAGGAGCTCAAACCCTCGTTCCGCCAACGGTTCGTCACGCTGGCGATGCATTATCTGCCGCCCGACCGCGAGGCCGACGTGATCGTCGCCGAATCCGGAATCCCGTTGGCCACCGCCCAGCGGCTGGTCAGGTGCGCCGTCGCGATCCGCACCGCCGACGAAGCCTTCCACTTCGAACCGCCGTCGACGAGGGTGCTGGTCACCGCCGCCCAGCTGATCGCCACCGGCGCAACCGAATTGGACGCCGCCGACGCGTGCATACTCGCGCCGCTGAGCAGCGACGGCGCGGTCACCGATGGACTGCGTGAAGTCGCGGCAGCCAGCCTGGCCACCTCGAACAATTCGCCCTAG
- a CDS encoding sugar epimerase family protein: MRIAVTGASGVLGRGLAARLLSKGHDVVGIARHRPDSWSSAADFIEADIRDAAAVNRAVTGADVVAHLAWTHDTQERTGSQVNIAGIANVLAAMAETSARRIVFPSSPHVYSGGDTPRSEAEAPVPSAADAVQQARVEEMLVASGLESVTIRCALVVGRNVDNWVRRVLALPAFPGGSVDRPIQLVHLDDALRLLESAVLSTEIPSGTVNLAAPGTTTFRRIAATLRRPVLRLGRPAPDELEPVLSAPLMDTALLHERWGFRPAWQCGECVEDMALAVRGRVTVGRRVVSLPWRLANVADLPAVDASAQDGAVPVPAGPEGVNGEFDTPIDPRFPTFLATNLSEALPGPFSPSSASATVRGVRAGGVTIAERLRPGGLVQREIALRTVGVFAHRLYGAITSAHFMAETVPFAKPSMIVSNSGFFGPSMASLPVFGEQRPAETGWARRLLRNTRNIGVFGVNLVGLSSGAARDTDDFIADVDRLERLAGDAAELDERRLVSLIALARDQVVHGWVLASASFMLCAAFNVLLRAVCGRDTSAPAGPELVSARSVEAMQRLVVAAQRDPNVARVLTEPGERLDKLAVDAPEFHAAVLAELALIGHRGPAELEMLSTSYADDPELLVRMVAKAMAATAAPPPQHPRIPLQAKPIAALAARQLRDREARRDKVVRANWVLRALLREYGRRLTHAGVFGSADDVFYLLVDELDALPADVAAVVARRRAEHRRLAGIAPPTVFSGSWQPTATSVPALAGGGTLRGVGVCGGRVRGRVRIVRPETIDDLQPGEILVAEATDVGYTAAFCYAAAVVTELGGPMSHAAVVAREFGFPCVVDVQGATKSLPPGALVEVDGATGEIRVLELASEPATGGG, from the coding sequence ATGAGAATCGCGGTCACCGGGGCCAGCGGCGTGCTCGGTCGCGGCCTCGCCGCCCGGCTGCTCAGCAAGGGCCACGACGTCGTCGGCATCGCCCGGCATCGGCCCGACAGCTGGTCGAGCGCAGCGGATTTCATCGAGGCCGACATCCGGGATGCCGCCGCGGTCAACCGCGCGGTCACCGGTGCGGACGTCGTCGCGCATTTGGCGTGGACCCACGACACTCAGGAGCGGACCGGCTCGCAGGTCAACATCGCCGGCATCGCCAACGTGCTGGCGGCGATGGCCGAAACCTCGGCGCGCCGCATTGTTTTCCCATCGTCGCCGCACGTCTACAGCGGTGGCGACACCCCGCGCAGCGAGGCCGAGGCGCCGGTCCCGTCGGCCGCCGACGCGGTGCAGCAAGCCCGCGTCGAGGAGATGCTCGTCGCCTCCGGACTCGAATCCGTCACCATCCGCTGCGCGCTCGTCGTCGGCCGCAACGTCGACAACTGGGTGCGCCGGGTTCTGGCGCTGCCCGCCTTCCCCGGCGGGTCCGTCGATCGCCCCATCCAGTTGGTGCACCTCGACGACGCGCTGCGACTACTGGAGTCGGCGGTGCTGAGCACCGAAATACCCAGCGGCACAGTCAATCTCGCTGCGCCGGGGACGACGACGTTTCGCCGGATCGCGGCCACCCTGCGCCGCCCGGTGCTGCGGCTGGGCCGCCCGGCGCCGGACGAGCTGGAGCCGGTGCTCAGCGCGCCGCTGATGGATACTGCGCTGCTGCACGAGCGGTGGGGCTTTCGGCCGGCATGGCAGTGCGGTGAATGTGTCGAGGATATGGCGCTGGCGGTGCGCGGGCGCGTCACGGTGGGGCGCCGCGTCGTGTCGCTGCCCTGGCGGCTGGCCAACGTCGCGGACCTGCCCGCCGTCGATGCCTCCGCGCAGGACGGTGCGGTGCCCGTACCGGCCGGCCCCGAAGGGGTCAACGGCGAGTTCGACACGCCGATCGATCCGCGTTTCCCCACCTTCCTGGCCACCAACTTGTCCGAGGCGCTGCCCGGTCCGTTCTCGCCGTCCTCGGCGTCGGCGACGGTGCGCGGAGTACGCGCCGGCGGCGTCACCATCGCCGAGCGGCTGCGGCCGGGTGGTCTGGTGCAGCGCGAAATCGCCCTGCGCACCGTCGGCGTGTTCGCGCACCGCCTCTACGGTGCGATCACCTCGGCGCACTTCATGGCCGAGACCGTGCCGTTCGCCAAGCCGTCGATGATCGTCAGCAACAGCGGGTTCTTCGGCCCCAGCATGGCCTCGCTGCCCGTCTTCGGTGAGCAGCGGCCAGCCGAAACCGGCTGGGCCCGAAGGCTGTTGCGCAATACCCGCAACATCGGGGTGTTCGGCGTCAATCTGGTGGGCCTGAGCTCCGGTGCGGCGCGCGACACCGACGACTTCATCGCCGACGTGGATCGGCTGGAGCGGCTGGCCGGCGACGCCGCCGAACTCGACGAGCGCCGGTTGGTGAGCCTGATCGCGTTGGCGCGCGACCAGGTCGTGCACGGCTGGGTGCTGGCCTCCGCGTCGTTCATGCTGTGTGCGGCGTTCAACGTGTTGCTGCGCGCGGTGTGCGGACGGGACACCTCGGCGCCGGCCGGCCCGGAACTGGTCAGTGCGCGATCGGTGGAGGCCATGCAGCGCCTGGTCGTTGCCGCACAGCGTGATCCGAACGTGGCCCGGGTGTTGACCGAACCGGGGGAGCGGTTGGACAAGCTGGCCGTCGACGCGCCGGAATTCCATGCCGCGGTGCTGGCCGAGTTGGCGCTGATCGGGCACCGCGGTCCGGCGGAGTTGGAGATGCTGTCGACGAGCTACGCCGACGACCCCGAGCTGCTGGTCCGCATGGTGGCCAAGGCGATGGCGGCGACCGCGGCGCCGCCGCCGCAGCATCCCCGTATTCCGTTGCAGGCCAAGCCGATTGCAGCGCTGGCTGCGCGTCAACTCCGCGACCGCGAAGCCCGCCGCGACAAGGTGGTGCGCGCCAACTGGGTGTTGCGCGCCCTGTTGCGGGAATACGGTCGCCGGTTGACCCACGCGGGCGTCTTCGGCAGCGCCGACGATGTGTTCTACCTGCTGGTCGACGAACTCGATGCCCTGCCGGCCGACGTCGCGGCGGTGGTGGCGCGGCGTCGGGCCGAGCACCGCCGGCTGGCCGGCATCGCACCGCCCACGGTGTTCAGCGGAAGCTGGCAGCCGACGGCAACTTCCGTGCCGGCGCTGGCCGGTGGCGGAACCCTGCGCGGCGTCGGGGTGTGCGGCGGACGGGTCCGCGGTCGGGTGCGCATCGTGCGGCCCGAGACCATCGACGACCTACAGCCCGGCGAGATCCTGGTGGCCGAGGCCACCGACGTCGGCTACACCGCCGCATTCTGTTATGCCGCGGCCGTGGTGACCGAACTCGGCGGGCCGATGTCGCACGCCGCCGTGGTGGCCCGCGAGTTCGGCTTCCCCTGCGTGGTGGATGTGCAGGGAGCCACCAAGTCGTTGCCGCCGGGTGCGCTCGTCGAGGTCGACGGGGCGACCGGCGAGATCAGGGTGCTGGAACTTGCTTCGGAGCCGGCCACCGGCGGCGGGTAG